Proteins from one Juglans microcarpa x Juglans regia isolate MS1-56 chromosome 1S, Jm3101_v1.0, whole genome shotgun sequence genomic window:
- the LOC121246186 gene encoding uncharacterized protein LOC121246186, with protein sequence MTNYDVRDSNSSTMIISKEVSPQSVSRIKGMLEGPEISDLLREVCNTNSKDLYFDLVRGNLKPQRVVRGRVTCLLSVTLAISNFYGSMHGAAVAAVAEMVAIACARTMVDEDKELFLGELSMSYLSAARTNAEVIVDGSVVRSGTNLTVVAVEFKLKETEQLVYTARATFYNMPLSKL encoded by the exons ATGACGAATTATGATGTCCGAGATTCAAACTCCAGCACGATGATAATCTCCAAGGAAGTATCTCCTCAATCCGTCTCTAGGATCAAGGGTATGCTTGAAGGACCAGAAATCTCTGATCTCCTCCGAGAAGTTTGCAACACAAACTCAAAGGACTTGTACTTTGACCTGGTTCGCGGCAACCTCAAGCCCCAACGAGTCGTACGTGGCCGAGTCACCTGTCTCCTCTCGGTCACACTCGCAATTAGT AATTTCTACGGTTCAATGCATGGAGCGGCTGTTGCGGCTGTTGCTGAGATGGTGGCAATTGCTTGTGCTAGAACCATGGTGGATGAGGACAAGGAACTCTTTCTTGGGGAACTGAGTATGTCATATCTCTCCGCTGCTCGAACTAAT GCAGAGGTGATAGTTGATGGCTCTGTAGTCAGGAGTGGAACAAATTTGACTGTAGTTGCAGTGGAGTTCAAGCTTAAGGAAACTGAGCAGTTGGTTTATACTGCTCGTGCCACTTTCTACAACATGCCTCTTTCAAAGCTATGA